From uncultured Desulfobacter sp., the proteins below share one genomic window:
- a CDS encoding alpha/beta fold hydrolase: MVTRIINGQRTSTAGFERLYPFEPHYAQINGNLMHYVDQGNGRPVLMVHGNPTWSFYFRHLITGLSGRFRTIAPDHIGCGFSDKPSAKKYDYTLNQRVADLDALVRSLDINEKISLIVHDWGGMIGLAWALDNLERVDKIVITNTSGFFLPVSKRFPAALWTIKYLAPFAVPAVLGANVFARGALYLAAETQLSIGVKKGLVAPYNSWQNRIATLKFVQDIPITAKDRSYARVQKVDQALCNLDPDQLMFLWGTRDFVFDVHFLNEFKNRFPQSRAHVFEDAGHYLFEDKPGPTLELIQKFLP; the protein is encoded by the coding sequence ATGGTAACACGAATTATAAACGGGCAGCGGACCTCCACTGCAGGGTTTGAGCGCCTTTATCCATTTGAGCCCCATTATGCACAAATCAACGGGAATCTGATGCATTATGTGGATCAGGGTAACGGCAGGCCTGTACTCATGGTCCACGGCAATCCCACTTGGTCTTTTTATTTTCGGCATTTGATTACGGGATTATCCGGTCGTTTTAGAACCATTGCCCCGGATCATATCGGGTGCGGTTTTTCTGACAAACCGTCGGCAAAAAAGTATGATTACACTTTGAATCAAAGGGTGGCGGACCTGGATGCCCTTGTCCGAAGTCTGGATATTAATGAAAAAATCTCTTTGATCGTCCATGACTGGGGCGGAATGATCGGGCTTGCCTGGGCCCTGGATAATCTGGAGCGGGTGGATAAAATTGTAATCACCAACACCTCCGGATTTTTTCTGCCGGTGTCCAAACGCTTTCCGGCAGCGCTTTGGACTATTAAATATCTTGCGCCATTTGCCGTGCCTGCTGTTTTAGGTGCCAACGTTTTTGCCCGGGGGGCGCTGTACCTTGCCGCGGAAACGCAGCTTTCAATTGGTGTCAAAAAAGGTCTTGTTGCCCCATACAACAGTTGGCAAAATCGTATTGCCACCTTAAAATTTGTCCAGGATATACCGATAACAGCAAAAGACAGAAGTTATGCCAGGGTTCAGAAGGTGGATCAGGCGCTTTGCAATCTTGATCCGGATCAGCTCATGTTTTTATGGGGAACCCGGGATTTTGTTTTTGACGTTCATTTCCTTAACGAATTTAAAAACAGATTCCCCCAATCCCGTGCCCATGTCTTTGAGGATGCCGGCCATTATCTGTTCGAAGATAAACCAGGCCCCACCCTTGAATTGATTCAAAAGTTTTTACCCTGA
- a CDS encoding beta-ketoacyl synthase N-terminal-like domain-containing protein — MYSKRVDIAVVGMSGIFPGACDTQQFIANVMAKTYSVIPVPQDRWGVAPELMVNNRTGSPLPDRACSRFAGLISSSVFNPVDFDFFGADMARHGLGSDFFYALDPVHHLTLAAGIDLIGNSRLSKESRERTGVALAAIALPTPGASRLTHNLFLTPNSSMPSWQQAWGVGMLSAPASILARVLGLTGGSFTLDAACASSLFSIKLACEQLLSGKVDAMVAGGVSRPQSLYTQVGFTQLQALSPTGRCAPFDRDANGLVVGEGAGLVLLKRLDDALACQDTIYAVIKGWGVSNDIEGTLVAPASEGQVRAMTRAFDMAGWSFNDVQYMECHGSGTPKGDQVEVHSIMQMLEKYQCMDTALAIGSVKSNIGHLLTGAGAAGFIKTVMAMKQGLLPPSNNFNALPDDSPFKNTGVRVQETPAVWNSARDGEPLRAAVSAFGFGGINAQILVESFKVESRNYAVNVPTAPVENEKSVPCAIVGMGLISGGADCLGEFSQLIFGENASVGRSGEARWRRADHLSLEIRSALTQFINELSIDLKDFNIPPNQMNRILPQHLVMLKAALAALSDAGISPKPKSSQPPRVNMGCAVGIDFDFGATDYHLRWQLQGQENDVSKDLLDTIGPSLNFDSTLGALGGIAASRLARAFKLGGPCFTLSADEASGQTAIDIAVKSLSEGETNTFLCAAVDLAGDIRSFTRDLVLTGTDPMAFPSEGAVALVIKPLAAAQRDNDRIYAVVNGVGRSGGAALSGEYGEQAEVSRSMAVQKSLQTALDHAGMNLNDIGLAAVTHSASHFLGAGEVAGLGSNRLPVFCPSALSGHTGAASGLFTITAAALCLYCRKFPGPLSDNPAVPQTAVAGCLTRDGIAGHVVLSGYHDSGQGGYAFTIPMDRGKSTNSPTCIRIPVTRPPIPQNLIGNEVFETGNSYAGPSETPLSIPCDTIPGLLAQTQAVTASAHERFLELSAQNTQAMTEQLAAIAGALASGWDTSTGLEPVCPPQEISKTPDVFMDRNQCLEFAVGKAGNVLGPDFDIIDTYPVRVRLPDEPLMLVDRIVSVHGEKLSLTSGKVVTQHDVHENAWYLDGGKAPVSISIEAGQADLFLCSWLGIDHVVQGKRKYRLLDAKVTFHRSLPVPGETIEYHIEIDRFLRQGDIYLFFFHYQGYINQLPFISMRDGCAGFFTEQEVENSGGIILKKEDKEMNIQGPAPTWFAPIKRLSLDDNQVDALRTGDLETAFGTAFQGKRTGRNQWLPGGRMHLIHRVLDLDPTGGRFGMGRIIAQADIHPDDWFLTCHFIDDMVMPGTLMYECCAHTLRVFVQRMGWVLPNDDICYNVLENNESDLKCRGPVTRTTKKALYDIEIKTIGYEPQPFVTADAHMFSDDLEIVFYKDMGMKLEGVTRQDLEAYWRKR; from the coding sequence ATGTATTCGAAACGCGTAGATATTGCCGTGGTCGGCATGTCCGGTATTTTCCCCGGAGCCTGTGATACCCAACAATTCATTGCCAATGTCATGGCGAAAACATACAGTGTAATCCCGGTTCCCCAAGACCGATGGGGGGTGGCGCCTGAGCTCATGGTGAACAACCGCACCGGATCACCATTGCCGGACCGAGCCTGCAGCCGGTTTGCCGGACTGATTTCCTCATCCGTGTTTAATCCTGTCGATTTTGATTTTTTCGGAGCGGACATGGCCCGGCATGGATTGGGTAGTGATTTTTTTTATGCCCTGGACCCGGTGCACCATTTAACCCTTGCCGCCGGAATTGATTTGATTGGCAATTCCCGGCTTTCAAAAGAAAGCCGGGAGCGCACAGGGGTGGCTCTTGCTGCCATTGCCCTGCCCACACCGGGGGCATCACGGTTGACCCATAATCTTTTTTTGACGCCAAATTCGTCCATGCCCTCTTGGCAACAGGCCTGGGGTGTCGGCATGCTGTCTGCACCTGCATCAATTTTGGCAAGGGTATTGGGATTGACCGGCGGCAGCTTTACTTTGGATGCCGCCTGTGCTTCGTCTCTGTTTTCCATAAAGCTTGCCTGCGAACAACTGCTGTCCGGCAAGGTGGATGCCATGGTGGCCGGTGGGGTATCCCGTCCCCAGTCCCTTTACACCCAGGTGGGATTTACCCAGCTCCAGGCCCTGTCACCCACAGGCCGGTGCGCCCCTTTTGACAGGGATGCCAATGGGCTGGTGGTGGGGGAGGGGGCAGGTCTGGTCCTGCTCAAACGCCTGGACGACGCCCTGGCCTGCCAAGATACAATTTACGCAGTGATCAAAGGCTGGGGGGTGAGTAACGACATCGAAGGCACCCTGGTGGCCCCAGCCAGTGAAGGGCAGGTCCGGGCCATGACCAGAGCCTTTGATATGGCCGGCTGGTCCTTTAATGATGTTCAGTACATGGAGTGCCACGGTTCCGGAACCCCTAAGGGGGATCAGGTGGAAGTCCATAGTATCATGCAGATGCTTGAAAAATATCAGTGCATGGACACCGCTTTGGCCATTGGATCGGTAAAGTCCAATATCGGCCATCTGCTGACCGGCGCGGGTGCGGCCGGATTTATCAAAACGGTCATGGCCATGAAACAGGGCCTGCTTCCGCCATCAAATAATTTCAATGCCCTGCCCGATGACTCGCCGTTCAAAAATACCGGTGTCAGGGTGCAAGAAACGCCTGCTGTCTGGAATTCTGCACGAGACGGAGAACCTTTGCGGGCAGCTGTTTCTGCATTTGGGTTTGGCGGCATCAATGCCCAGATCCTTGTGGAATCATTTAAGGTCGAATCACGCAATTATGCAGTGAATGTTCCAACTGCCCCAGTTGAAAATGAAAAAAGCGTGCCTTGTGCCATTGTTGGCATGGGGCTGATTTCGGGTGGTGCGGATTGTCTCGGAGAATTTTCTCAACTTATTTTTGGTGAAAATGCCTCTGTCGGCCGTTCCGGAGAGGCTCGTTGGCGCAGAGCCGATCATCTGTCCCTTGAAATCCGCAGCGCTTTAACCCAGTTCATCAATGAACTGAGCATTGATCTTAAAGATTTCAATATCCCGCCCAATCAAATGAACCGGATTCTGCCCCAGCATCTGGTGATGCTCAAAGCGGCACTGGCGGCCCTATCAGATGCCGGCATCTCTCCCAAACCAAAATCATCGCAACCACCCCGGGTAAATATGGGGTGTGCCGTGGGCATTGATTTTGATTTTGGTGCCACGGACTACCATTTACGGTGGCAGCTTCAGGGGCAGGAAAACGATGTTTCAAAAGATTTGCTGGACACCATCGGGCCGTCATTAAATTTTGATTCAACATTGGGTGCCCTTGGGGGCATTGCGGCATCCCGCCTGGCCCGGGCTTTTAAACTGGGCGGTCCCTGTTTTACGTTATCTGCGGATGAAGCGTCGGGACAGACGGCTATTGATATTGCAGTAAAATCCCTATCCGAAGGGGAGACCAACACCTTTTTATGCGCTGCTGTAGATCTTGCCGGCGACATCAGAAGTTTTACCCGGGATCTGGTTTTGACCGGTACAGATCCCATGGCGTTTCCTTCGGAAGGGGCTGTGGCATTGGTAATTAAACCCCTGGCGGCTGCGCAAAGGGATAATGACCGGATTTATGCCGTGGTCAATGGTGTGGGACGATCTGGGGGGGCTGCCCTTTCAGGCGAGTACGGTGAGCAGGCCGAAGTCTCACGATCCATGGCTGTACAAAAGTCCCTACAAACGGCACTGGATCATGCCGGTATGAACTTAAATGATATCGGGTTGGCTGCCGTAACGCACAGTGCGTCCCATTTTCTGGGGGCAGGGGAGGTTGCCGGGCTGGGATCTAACAGGTTACCGGTTTTTTGCCCTTCTGCTTTATCCGGTCATACCGGGGCGGCTTCAGGTCTTTTTACCATTACGGCGGCCGCATTGTGTCTGTATTGCCGAAAATTTCCAGGCCCTTTGTCTGATAATCCGGCTGTTCCCCAAACCGCTGTTGCAGGATGCTTGACCAGAGATGGTATTGCCGGGCATGTTGTCTTATCCGGCTACCATGATTCAGGGCAGGGCGGGTATGCCTTTACCATTCCAATGGACCGGGGAAAAAGCACAAATTCACCTACCTGTATCCGGATTCCCGTGACCCGACCACCTATTCCACAAAATTTGATTGGCAACGAGGTTTTTGAAACAGGAAATTCCTATGCCGGGCCGTCTGAAACACCTCTGTCCATCCCCTGTGACACAATCCCGGGACTGCTGGCTCAGACCCAGGCAGTGACAGCCAGTGCCCATGAACGGTTTTTGGAATTATCCGCCCAAAACACCCAGGCTATGACCGAACAGCTTGCCGCCATTGCCGGTGCCCTGGCAAGTGGATGGGATACCTCAACCGGTTTGGAGCCTGTTTGCCCGCCCCAGGAAATTTCCAAGACTCCCGACGTGTTCATGGATCGAAACCAATGCCTTGAATTTGCCGTTGGAAAAGCCGGGAACGTGCTGGGACCTGATTTCGATATCATTGACACCTACCCGGTCCGGGTGCGGTTGCCCGATGAACCTTTAATGCTGGTCGATCGCATTGTATCCGTTCATGGGGAAAAACTCTCTTTAACCTCCGGTAAAGTGGTCACCCAGCATGATGTACATGAAAATGCCTGGTACCTGGATGGCGGCAAAGCCCCGGTCTCCATCTCCATTGAAGCGGGTCAGGCGGATCTTTTTCTTTGTTCCTGGCTTGGAATAGACCATGTGGTTCAAGGCAAACGCAAATACCGACTCCTTGATGCCAAGGTGACGTTCCACCGCAGCCTGCCGGTGCCCGGCGAAACTATCGAGTATCATATTGAGATCGACCGGTTTTTAAGACAGGGCGATATCTATCTTTTCTTTTTTCATTATCAGGGATACATTAATCAGCTGCCCTTTATCTCCATGCGCGACGGCTGCGCAGGTTTTTTCACCGAACAGGAGGTGGAAAATTCCGGTGGCATTATCCTGAAAAAAGAAGATAAGGAGATGAATATCCAGGGACCGGCGCCTACCTGGTTTGCACCGATAAAACGTTTGAGCCTGGATGATAATCAGGTGGATGCCCTTCGCACAGGGGATCTTGAAACCGCATTCGGCACGGCGTTTCAAGGAAAACGCACTGGAAGGAATCAGTGGTTGCCGGGCGGACGGATGCATCTGATCCACCGGGTGCTTGACCTGGACCCCACCGGCGGGCGGTTCGGCATGGGCCGGATCATTGCCCAGGCGGATATCCATCCCGATGACTGGTTTTTGACCTGCCATTTTATTGATGACATGGTGATGCCGGGGACCTTGATGTATGAGTGCTGTGCCCATACATTGAGAGTTTTTGTCCAGCGCATGGGCTGGGTGCTGCCTAATGATGACATTTGTTATAATGTGCTGGAAAACAATGAAAGTGATTTAAAGTGCCGGGGGCCTGTGACCCGGACCACGAAAAAAGCCCTTTACGACATTGAAATAAAAACAATCGGATATGAACCCCAGCCTTTTGTGACGGCGGATGCCCATATGTTTTCTGATGACCTTGAAATTGTGTTTTACAAGGATATGGGAATGAAATTGGAAGGTGTGACCCGCCAGGATCTTGAGGCGTACTGGAGGAAAAGATGA
- a CDS encoding 3-oxoacyl-ACP synthase III, with protein sequence MKYDKVFIESFGYELAPYIVTSQEIDEKLAPFFEAVGFVPGQLEALTGIRERRYWDEDHTIAEHAAVAGKRALDEAGISPKELGAVCFCGVCQDGFEPATSCAVADMIGVGPQAHVYDVKSACLGMITGMVHVANEIQLGHIKAGLVVSCESARQIVDATIEEINTHKSIDFYREAVATMTGGSGAAAILLTDGTLGNPSTQRHAVKGGVVNNAIRHWNLCSWGFEDKGMPTESKVIMRTNAQKVLDHGVELVVETYEMFRKEFNLTPDQPDKIVGHQVGEGHHNRFYTAMNIDRKKDFSTFPFLGNVGSVSLPISAAIGDERGFFVPGDFVVFVGVGSGLNCYFLGVEW encoded by the coding sequence ATGAAGTACGACAAGGTGTTTATTGAATCCTTTGGATATGAACTGGCTCCCTATATTGTGACCAGTCAGGAAATTGATGAAAAACTTGCCCCTTTTTTTGAGGCTGTGGGATTTGTACCCGGTCAACTGGAGGCGTTGACAGGTATCCGGGAACGCCGGTACTGGGATGAGGACCATACCATCGCCGAACATGCGGCTGTGGCAGGCAAGCGAGCCCTGGATGAAGCGGGCATCAGCCCAAAGGAACTTGGGGCAGTGTGTTTTTGCGGGGTGTGCCAGGACGGATTTGAACCGGCTACATCCTGTGCGGTGGCAGACATGATCGGCGTGGGGCCGCAGGCTCATGTCTATGATGTAAAATCTGCATGTTTAGGCATGATTACGGGTATGGTTCATGTGGCCAATGAGATCCAGCTTGGGCATATTAAAGCCGGGTTGGTGGTCTCCTGTGAGTCGGCCCGGCAGATTGTGGACGCAACCATTGAAGAGATCAACACCCACAAGAGTATTGATTTTTACAGGGAAGCTGTGGCCACCATGACCGGCGGCTCCGGTGCGGCGGCAATTTTGCTGACCGACGGGACCTTGGGCAACCCTTCGACCCAGCGCCATGCGGTCAAAGGCGGGGTGGTGAACAATGCCATCCGTCATTGGAATCTTTGTTCCTGGGGATTTGAAGATAAGGGTATGCCTACGGAGTCAAAGGTGATCATGCGTACCAATGCCCAGAAGGTGCTTGATCACGGTGTGGAACTGGTTGTGGAAACCTATGAAATGTTCCGCAAAGAGTTTAATTTAACGCCGGATCAGCCGGATAAAATAGTGGGGCACCAGGTGGGGGAGGGCCATCACAACAGATTTTATACGGCCATGAATATTGACCGGAAAAAAGATTTTTCCACCTTTCCTTTTTTGGGCAATGTGGGTTCGGTGTCCCTGCCGATTTCCGCGGCCATTGGCGATGAACGCGGATTCTTTGTGCCCGGAGACTTTGTGGTTTTTGTCGGGGTGGGATCCGGACTTAACTGCTATTTTCTGGGGGTGGAATGGTAA